Part of the Halalkalibacter krulwichiae genome is shown below.
TAAACGATATCCATAGAATGTCTAAGATACTGTTAACACCTCCCTATCTCCCGTAGGTAAAAAATCAGTGTTGTTGAAGCAGGCAGGTCTCCTGGCTTTAGGATCAACATTTTCGTGGCCTTCCCGGTTTGACCAGTGACTTTATCACGAAAACTCCTCTATTACAGTGGCGGGACCGCTCCGGATTTAAACCGGATTCCCTTTTAAACTTTGAAAATTTCAAAGTACCTGCTCCCAACATATGAAATTGTTTCTCACTTTAGCTTAGAAATAGGACGGTTGTCAACCCTTTTAATTTTATTATTCAGAATTTATTTAGTCGGAAAGAATAAAAAAGTGTCATAATTCCGGTTTTCATGTATACTAAAGATACTTATCAAAATCTCATATGAACTAGTATAGGTCATCCAGTGTTTTGGATGATAATAGGGAAGTTGGTGTAATTCCAACACGGTCCCGCCACTGTAAATGCGGATACACTTCGAACACCACTGTCGAATAGATGGGAAGGTGAAGTGAATGATGAAGCGCATGAGTCAGGAGACCTGCCTATACGTTGGTGTGAAACCTTCGAGGAAAAGGGGAAGCAATAGATTTTCATATCTTGCTATGATGTTAGGATATGCATTCTTTTGTTTTTTTGAGCCCTTTAGGGGCTCTTTTTTTTGATGTTGTTGGCTTTTAGTTTTCCGGTTTCAAAGAGAGAGATAAGAAAAAGATTAAAAGGGGTAGAAGAAGTATGAAGCAAGTAAAATTAGTGTTATTGGCATTGTTTCTTGCATGTTTTGTTGCAGCATGTGGTCAAGACCAAGCTCTAGAAACAGAGCATAGTGCTGACACGACAGATGAGGTAACAGTACCGGCAGAAGAGCAAGATTTAGAGGGTATTTATCCGATAACAGTAACGGATGCATTAGGAGACGAAGTGACAATTGAGTCACAACCACAGCGAATTGTCTCACTAGTGCCTAGTGTAACGGAGACGGTTTTTGCTGTCGGAGCAGGAGAAAAAGTAGTAGGACGTTCGGATTGGGATAATTATCCTGAGGAAGTTTTAGAGATTGAATCAATCGGTGGAATGGAATTTGATGTTGAAAAAATTATCTCATTATCACCTGATGTAGTGTTAGCGCATGAATCTGGCGTTGGATCTGGTGAGGAAGGCTTAAATCAAATCCGTAATGCCAATATTCCAGTTGTTGTCGTTCCAAATTCGAATTCGCTAGCTGATGTATACGAGGCAATTGAATTTATTGGGGCCGTAACAGGTTATCAGGATGAATCGAGTACGATTGTTTCAGAAATGCAAACAGCATTTGCAGCAATTGAAGACAAAGCAAGCGCGATTTCAGAAGATGAGCGTAAAAGAGTGTGGGTAGAAATTGGACCTGCTCCAGAGATTTACACTACGGGTAGTGGTACTTTCATGGATGAAATGTTGAGTTTGATTAATGCTGTGAATGTAGCTGGTGACGAGGAAGGATGGCCAATGTTCACAGAAGAAGAAGCTGTGGCTTTTAATCCAGATGTTATCTTACTTACATATGGCCATTATTTTGAAAATGCAACAGAGTCAGTTTTAAGTCGTGCGGCTTGGGCTGATATTCCAGCTGTAGCAAATAACGAAATTTATGAGGTGGTTTCAGATGAAGTGGAAAGACCTGGACCACGGTTAACAAAGGGAGTAGAGCAGATTGCAAAAGCAGTTTATCCAGAGGTATTTGGCGAATAATATAAAATTTGCATATGTTATAGTCATTCTGTTTTGCTTTTTTGCTTTAACAATAAGTATTGGAAAGGGAAGTGTTGAGCTTCCCTTTCTAACTGTTTTGCAAATACTGGCAACAGAAATTTTCCGGTTGCCGCTATTAGTAGAACTAGACCCAATGCACATTAATATCGTCATGGAGATTCGACTTCCACGCGTTTTACTTGCGATGTTTGTTGGGGCTTGTTTAGCATTAGCTGGTGCAGCCTTTCAAGGTTTTTTAAAAAATCCACTTGCAGATCCCTATACGCTTGGGGTGTCTTCAGGTTCAGCTGTTGGAGCGGTTGCTGTTATATTTTTTGGTATTAGTATTCCAATCCTTGGCAGATTTACATTGCCTTTTATTAGCATTCTTGCTGGTTTTGCTACTCTTTTTCTCGTTATCTCATTTGCAAGACTAGTTCAACGTTCCATGGCAGCAGAAACAATTATTTTAGCAGGAATTATATTCAGCTCTTTCTTGGGATCTTTTATCTCACTTATGATTGCTCTAACTGGTGAAGAATTAAGGCAAATTATCTCCTGGCTTATGGGGAGTGTTGCAATGAGAGGTTGGTCATACGTGTGGATGATTATCCCTTGTTTGCTAATTGGAACGTTGTTATTGCTATTTAATCGGCAAGAATTAAATGCACTTGCTTTTGGAGAAGAGACGGCAAGGCAGCTTGGTGTTAATATTGCCGTTCGAAAAATCATGATTTTAGTTGGTGCAACAATAGTAACAGGTGGTGCGGTTGCGGTCTCTGGTACGATTGGATTTGTCGGTCTTGTCATTCCTCATTTAACTCGATTGCTATGGGGAGCCGATCACCGTCACCTGTTGCCATTATCGATGTTTATAGGAGCAGGTTTTTTAGCGTTAACCGACCTTGTAGCTAGAACCATTATTTCTCCAACTGAACTGCCAATTGGTGTTATTACAGCAATCATTGGAGCGCCTGTGTTTGCACTGCTACTCTTAAAGCAAAGAAGAAGAGAAGAATGAAAGGAGGGGATAATATGATTCATTGTCAAAACATTACGATCCAGTATGGTTCAGTTAAAGTTATAGATGACATTGATTTTAAAGTGAATAAAGGCGAAGTATTTGGCATTATTGGACCTAATGGGAGTGGGAAGACAAGTTTACTGAAAGCAATTGGTGGGGCCTAGCACCTACCAATGGTGAAATTGTCATCGATAATAGAAGTTTATCTTCTTATCGTTCCAAAGAATTGGCTAGAAAAGTTGCGGTGTTGCCGCAACAATCTGAAACAGCTTTTTCTTATTCCGTCTGGGATGTAGTGGCATTGGGAAGGTATCCCTACCTAAAAGGCTGGTTGCAAGGAGTTACCAAAAAAGATAATGAAGTGATTACTCAGGCTATGCAACAAACAAATACATATCAGTTCAAAGATAAATCCATGCAACAATTAAGTGGAGGAGAGCGACAGCGAGTGTTAGTAGCGAGGGCGCTTGCTCAAGAACCTGATATTCTTTTATTAGATGAACCAACAAATCATTTAGATATTTCACATCAAATGAGTTTGTTAAATTCCCTACAGCAGTGGTCACGTGAAAGAGGACTAACTGTCATTGCCGTTTTGCACGATTTGAATATGGCAAGCCTTTATTGTGATCGGGTTCTTTTGTTAGATAAAGGGAAGGCTGTTGCACTTGGGACGCCGGTTCATGTAATGGAGGAAAAGCAGTTGGGAAATGTCTATGAAACGACACTTGAAAGAAAAGAACATCCCGCCGTTCCGAGTCCACTAATTACATTTATCCCTGAGAAAGTACTTGATTCAGCTGCCTTAAACACTCTACAGATTGAGAGATCGAAAGAGTGGATAAAAATAGAAAGTACGCAAAAATGGAAGACGTTGTCCTCCTCTGTTATCGGTGCTGGATTTCGTTGGCACAATCAATTTGTGAATCGACACGTCAACAAAAATTATCACTTTGACAATGTTGAACTTGAGTATGCCGAGTATTTGCAAAGAAATGGACTAGACCCGAAGGATACTTTAGGGATGATGACGGCAGCGATGCTAGATGATGCATCCATTGTTGTATCAAAAGGCGAACCTGCCGTTATGGCAATTATTAGTGCTGGAGCTTCCAATGCAGTTGATGCTTCCGTAGCCTATCAGCAGGCAGATTGGAAACCTTCTATTGGTACGATAAATATTTGGATTTTCATTGAGGGAGTCTTACCTGAAGCGGCGTATATCCAAGCGACGATGACAGTTACGGAAGCGAAAGCAAAGGCATTAAATGATGAACAGATTTTAGACCCTGTTAGTCAAACAATTGCAACGGGAACATCAACTGATAGTGTTTTGATTGCAGCTTCTCAGTCTGGACCTAGCTATCCTTATGCAGGCACGATTACGTCACTTGGAAAGGAAATAGCTAGATTAGTCTATCAAGGAACAAGAGAAGCGCTTGAACGAAATAAAAGAAGGAGAAAGCTAACATGATGGCTCATCTTATCGCAATCCTTTTAGCTGTTATAATTGATCGAATTGTTGGAGATCCCCGCTCACTCCCTCACCCCGTTGTCGGGATTGGAAAACTCATAACTGTATGTGATCGTTATTTAAATAAAGGGGAAGCAAAAAGAGCTAAAGGCTTATTGATGCTTATTTTCATTTGTACTTTCGTTTTTCTTGTAACCATTTGTATTGTTTTACTTTCTTATAGGATCCATTTGTATATTGGAATTGCTGTTGAAGCTTGGATTATTTCTACTACTATTGCGGCAAGAGGATTAATGCAAGCAGCTGAGGAGGTAGCTGTTCCCTTAAGGAAAGGGAACTTCAGTGAATCTAGAAAAAAACTGTCCTATATAGTTGGGCGAGATACAGAAACATTAAATGAAGAAGAGATTACCCGAGCGACGGTTGAAACAGTGGCTGAAAATACGAGTGATGGAGTAACAGCTCCATTGTTCTTTGCCTTAATTGGTGGGGCGCCGCTTGCGATGCTCTATCGTGCAGTAAATACTTGTGATTCAATGGTCGGTTATAAAAATAATACATACAAGGAATTTGGTTGGGCTTCAGCGAAATTCGATGATTTACTAAATTGGGTTCCTAGTAGATTAACAGCTGCTGTGATGATTCTTTCGATTAGGGCAATGGGTGACCGAACAAAGCAGCAATGTTGGGAAATTGTAAGAAGAGATGCAAGAAAACATCCAAGCCCTAATAGTGGTTGGACTGAGGCAGCTATGGCGGCTTTAATGGCAGTTCAATTAGGTGGAGTTAATACATATAAAGGTGTTGTTTCCAATAGAGCAAAAATGGGAAACGATGAGCGAGCTTTAAAGGTGAACGATATAGAGGTGGCAAATAAAATCATGCTGAAAACTGTTAATCAATTCACATTGTTCATTTTGCTTGTAGGAGGGGCTATTTATGCTATTACCTAATCACGGAGCTAATCCGGAAATATTATTAGAAAAGCTCGGAAAGAGAAGACCAAAACAAATATATGATTTTAGTGAAAATACAAATCCATTTGGTCCCCCTGAGTTCTTGAAAAATATATCTATGGATGAATTGCTAACAACAATGACTCATTATCCGGATCCAGAAGTTAGTCTGCTATCTAGTAGACTAGCAGCAAAGAATGGCGTTTCGATTAGTCAAGTTCTTGTCGGAAATGGTGCTGCTGAGCTGATCTTTCTGCTAGCTAATATGTTACAGGGGAAACGAGTCGGGATTGTTGAGCCTGCATTTTCAGAGTATCGAGATGCTTGTTCAGCGTTCAACTGTCAAATTACATCAGTCGTTTTATCGCCTCCATGGCAGCTTGATTTAAATAAAGTAAAAGCTGTTTTGCCTGAGGTTGATGCTCTATTTTTATGTAGTCCGAATAATCCCACAGGTGTTCGTTTTCGCCGAGAAGATCTAGTCGATTTAATAAGGGAAGCTGAAAAGAATCAAACGTATATTGTGTTAGATGAAGCTTTTTATGACTTTTGCGAATTAGAAGAGGGATTAGAACAATTAGTCCATCAGTATTCAGTCATCATTTTGCTTCGCTCTCTAACAAAAATGTTTGCTGTTGCAGGTGTAAGACTTGGCTATGTTCTTGCCAATCCTTTTGTAATCGAAGCCTTAAAGAAAAGGCAGCCTCCATGGAGCGTGAATGGGATTGCGCAACAAATTGGAATAAGATTATTAGAGGAAAAAGCATTTGTTAATCAAACCGTAAATAAAATCCAAGCCGAAAAAAGGCATGTTGTTGGACGTTTACGTCAGTTAAACTTTTTTGTGTCAGAATCAACGGTGAATTTTTATTTGCTTGCTGAAAAAGATCGAAAAGACTTGTTTCCTCTTCTTTCTTATCTTGCAGAACAAGGGATTATTGCAAGACATACATACAACTTTAAGGGTTTAGGAGGCAGGTATTTACGCTTGGCTGTCAAAGATCGGGAGTATAACGATCTATTAATTAAAGCACTATCTCGTTGGAGGCAGCAATGATTGTTTTTATTTCAGGAGGAGTAAGAAGTGGAAAAAGTGATTACGCAGAAGAACGAGCGCGCTTACTATACGCAAAAGAACAGAAGAATCTAATCTATATAGCAACAAGTGATGTGTATGATGAGGAAATGCATGTTCGAGTTAAAAGACACCAGGAGCAAAGAAAAAGGGATGAGGTTAATTGGAAAGTCTACGAGAAACCTTCAAATATTGCCGATCTTTTATCTGGATTTCAACAAGGGGATGTCATCCTGCTCGATTGTGTCACGACACTTTTAAGTAATGAATTATTTAATGGCTGGCAGCAAGGTGAGAAAAAATGGACAAGTCCGTCCTTTATTGCTGAAGTAGAAAAGAAGATGATTCATTTAGTTTCAGAATTGGCTGAAGGACCTTATACAGCCTTTGTTGTATCGAATGAACTGTGTTTCGATTTACCGCCTCAAGACAGGGCAACTTCTATTTATATTCGCTTACTCGGACGGATACATCAAGATATTGTTTCAAGAGCGAAGGAAGCCGTCCTAATTGAAAATCGTTTAGTACTTCTGAAAAAAAGGGGGGACAAGCATGATTGGAATGAGAAATAGCTTTCGGGTATGGTTGGACGGTTTGATTCTCGCATTCCAACTCTTAACGATCGTCCCGCTTTCGAAACAAGTTCAGTGGGATGAAGCAAGGGCTAAGGCATCCGTTGCATCTTATCCACTAGTAGGATTTGCCTTAGCATCACTATTATCTGCCCAATGGCTTCTCTTAGCTAATGTAACGTTTATATCTCCGCTTGTTGCGGCTTTATGGCTTCTAACTTTTTCTGCTTTTTTCTCAGGAGGATTGCATCTTGATGGATGGACCGATTTTCACGATGCTGTTTTTTCTCGCAGAAGTCGTGAACATAAATTAGATATTATGAAGGATCCACAAGTTGGGACATTTGGCGTTTTAGCATTACTCTTACTTTTAGGTTGGCGATTTGTTTTCATATTTGAGTTATTCAGACTAGCCCCTCAAACGGTTCTTTTGGCTGTCTTTCTAATCCCGATACTTGTGAGGCTTCTGCTAGGGTGGCAGCTCTTACTTGGAAGATTTGCTCGCGAGGATGGAATGGCAGCTGCATTAAAGTCAGCAAAGACAAAAGGGAATATCGCGATATATAGTCTATGGACTATCGTTTTACTAGGCTTCTTGTTGTTCGTATCACCAATCTATCTTTTATTACCTGGAGCAGCCTTTCTCTTTCTGGTTGTGTGGCAGAAGTGGGTCGTATACCAGCTTGGGGGTATTACAGGTGACACTGTTGGAGCAGGAGCGGAAGGGGGGAAACGATGTTATGGGGAATCGTTTGGTTGTTACTCTTATTAGACATGGTTTAACAAAGTTTAATGAAGAAAAAAGGTATTTAGGCTGGAAGAATCAACCCTTGTCTAAAAAAGGAAATGAGGAACTACTTCAATTAACTCACAAGTATCGTAATCATACGGGTGATATCCTTTTAACTAGTGACTTAGTTCGATGTATAGAAACGGCGAAACTTTTATTTCCTAATCAGCCTATTGTGACGTCATCTAAATTAAGAGAGTACGATTTTGGAGAATGGGAAGGGAAAACATATGAGCAATTAAAAGAAACGAAATTGTATCGTGATTGGTTAGATGATCCACTCTCGAACTTCCCGCCAAAAGGAGAAGCTTATCATTCATTTCAGCGTAGGACTGAAGAAGCTTTCTATGACATGGTCGAACTTGCACATAAAAGGAAAAGTAAACATGTTGTTGTCGTTTGTCACGGGGGCGTTATAAGACAGTGGCTGTCTAGTTATTCACCGGTCAACAAGTCCAAGTCTTTCTTTGAATGGAATGTCACAATAAATAGTTGTTATCAAATGATAGGGAGCATCGATAAAATAAGGAGAGGATTAACATTCACTTCATTACAGGAGGAGCCTATAACGGCAAAAATAAATGGGCATTAAATCATTATAAAAGAACGAATTTGACATGGGTTAACAGCTATGATGAATTACTGGCTTCACCTGTGAATACAATGAATGGAACTGTCATCATTTATGGCATAGAAGCAGTAATCCAATCATTTATGAACGACGATGACCCACGAAAGTCTTTTTATAAGTGGCTAGATCAATGGTTAAATTGGGAAAAAGAAACAGCTCAATCAAAACTAGTCTTAATTGGTGTAGATGTTGGAAAAGGTGTAGTCCCTATTGAAAAAGAAAAAAGGAATTATCGTGATCTAGTTGGGTGGTGTTATCAAGATGTGGTAAAGGAAGCAACTCGTGTAGACATCATTTGGTATGGACTCAACCAACAACTGAAATAGAGGAGATGAAAAAAATGAGATTATATACACGTACAGGTGATGAAGGAAAAACAAGTGTCATAGGAGGACGACTTGAAAAGGATGACATAAGGGTCGTTGCATATGGCACGACTGACGAATTGAATTCTTTTATCGGACAAGTCATTACACAACTAGATGAAAATATTTTCCCTGATATCAAACAAGAGTTGATTAAAATTCAACATGAACTCTTTGATTGTGGAGGTGATTTAGCTATGGTGAAAGTATCTGAAGATCGTCCATACAAAGCAAAGCAGGAGATCATTGATTATCTTGAAGGGAGAATTGATGAGTATATAAAAGAAGCACCAGAATTAGAAAGATTTATTTTGCCTGGTGGCGCAGTACCAGCAGCTACCTTACATGTTTGTCGGACGGTTACACGCCGTGCAGAACGGTCTGTATCAACGCTTTATCGTGAATCAAATGTATGTAATCCTATTGTGCTTAAATATTTAAATAGGCTTTCAGATTACTTTTTTGCGATTGCTCGTGTAGTTAATCATCGGTTGAATGTAAAAGATGTAGAGTATGAAAGAAGTGCGATTGTCTTTAGAGATGGAAAAAGAAAAAAATAGAATCATACTAAAAACGCTAGGTTTTATTTAATACCTAGCGTTTTTGCATATAGTCAAAAGTACTTAGTAGAATGTACTATTTTTATATATAAAAAGATGTAATTATATGGTATTTTTAAAGAGAGAGATCATATGATGTAAGGGTGTTCATGTAAAGAGGGGGAAAGTTGTATGAAATTTGTTTTTGTCTTTATAACATTGTTGTTGCTTGCAGGTTGTAATGGTTTTGCTTTTGCGGAAAATCCTAAAATAGTAGCGGCCCACTCTTCCTATTTTGTTAATGAAGTAAAAGCAAAAGCACCCGTGTATTGGCCAGTTGAATTAATTGATGAATGGAATGATACAGTTCACTCTATCTCAATGAATGATTATGGTTATTTATTTTCTGAAAAGATTGACAATGAGTCTCTGAGCCAATTAGCTAGTAAGCTTGCTAGTCAGATAGATAGCCCGATGGAGAATGCAAGGGTGAAACCAAATGACGAATTTGACCCGGGGAAAAAGCGAGTGATTTTATCTGAGAGTGAACTAGTAGAGAGTCTATTGAACCTTGAGGTTGGAACGAAGGAACTTATCTTACCCATTTATGTTACGGAACCAACTGTGACGAAGAATGATATTACGGGCATTGAGCAGAGAAAAATAGGTGAATTCAAGACGTTTTTTAATCCCTCGGTTACAGGTCGCTCTCAAAATGTTTTATTGTCGGCAGAAGCAATTTCTGGGATCGTTCTTGGCCCTGGAGACAGCTTTTCGTTCAATCAGATGGTAGGAGAGAGAACGAGAGAGAGAGGCTACCAAGAAGCAATGGAGATCGTTGATAAAGAATTTGTAATGGGAATTGGAGGAGGAATTTGTCAGACATCATCGACACTGTTTAATGCGGTTGATAAAGCCGGTTTAGAGATGATTGAACGCTATACTCACTCAAGAGAAATTGGCTATGTACCAACAGGAAGGGATGCAACAGTTTCTTGGGGCGGACCAGACTTTAGATTTAGCAACCCCCATCCTTACCCAGTTATAATTCGGTCAAATGTTGATTTGCAAAAAGGAGAATTACTCGTTTCCGTTCATACGAAATAACAATTTTAAAAGGTTAATCATCTACATAACATGTGGTGATTGACCTTTTCTTTGTTTGAAAATACAAACGGGACTGCATAATCCATTCATTTCTTTTCATACTAAGTAAAAGATTGGTAAGGAGAAAGTGAGGAAGTGTAACATGCTTGGTAAATGGTTGTTGAAGCAGTTAAGGGATAGTCAAAAGGAAACATTAAATGATGTCTTACAGTTGTTTCAACAGTCGAGTGACTTTGTCATTTTTCCTTTGCGTGTAGAAAAGAAGTTATTTCACGTTGGCTATTTTCAAACAATGATTGATAGTGATCGGTTGAATCGCGATTTAATGCCTTATATTACAAAGAGCAAGCAGCAAACGCTAGAAACGATACTTCCTAATATACCGATACAAAATAAAGAAATCATTGAATCGCCTAACGATCTCCGTGAAAGAGTTTTGCATGGCTCGATCGTGATCTATGATGGACAAAATCCAAAAAAATGTGCTGTTATTGATGCAGCGCTCGATTCTAATCGGGATGTTTCGGCTCCTGAAACGGAGTTTAGTGTAAATGGACCTCAGGAAGCATTTATTGAATCGCTAGAAACGAATATTAATTTGGTTCGCAAAAGATTGCCATTGCCTCAACTTCAAATTAAAGAATTAAAACTTGGCAAAATTACACAAACTCGTGTGGCAATCCTCTATATTGAAGGTTTTGTCGATCAAGACAACTTAAAAACATTAGAACAAAGATTATCAGATATTGAGTTTGATCAAGTAATTGATTCAAGTAGCCTTGCGCAAATGATTACAGATAATTCTATGTCTATCTTTCCTCAATTAATTAATACCGAAAGACCAGAGCGAGTCGCAGCGGTGTTAGCAGAGGGGAAAGTAGCTTTCTTAACCGATGGTTCTCCTGATGCAGTGTTTGGACCGGCAACATTGGTCGAATTCTTTTCTTCGTTAGAGGATTATTATTTACCATGGCAAATCGCGAGCTCTGTTAGATTGCTACGTTTTGCTGCCGTTATGTTTTCAGTATTAGCGACTCCTATCTATGTTGCTGTCTTGACATTTCATTATGAGTTAATTCCAAGAGATTTATTAGCGACCATTATTGCTTCTCGTAGTAACATCCCTTTTCCACCGATAATTGAAGCGATCTTTCTGGAATTGACGATTGAACTGTTACGAGAAGCAGGGGCACGATTACCAACTAAAGTAGGGCAAACCATTGGGATTGTTGGTGGGATTGTAATTGGACAAGCGTCAGTGGAAGCGGGCTTAACAAGCAACATTTTACTAATTATTGTTGCGTTAGCTGCACTCGCATCATTTACAACACCTGTTTATCAAATGGGTAATACGATACGTTTAATTCGTTTTCCATTCATAATCATTGCATCATTCCTTGGTGGAATAGGAATTGCTTTTAGTTTGTTGTTTACAGTTGTTCATTTGCTTCATTTAACGTCATTGGGTAGGCCATATTTAGAGCCTGTTTTTCCACCGAGATTCTCAGATTGGCGAGATGCTTTTGTCAGACTTCCATTTAGCTGGATGTCGTCTCGCCCTGTGTATTTAAGACCGAGAGATAAGGGGAGATTTAACTTTTCAAGGGCGACAAAGAAGAAGGATATTGATGAATAAGGCGGTGAGAAAATGGACAAACCGATTAAAGAACAATACCTTGTTTCTAGCTTCATGGCCAGCTTCTTAATTCATGGCATGCAAGTGGGAGTTGGAGTACTCGGCTTTCAACGAATTATTGTGAAAACGACAGGATACGATGCTTGGATATCTGTCATAATAGCTGGTATTATTGTCCATTTTATCATTGCTTGTATGTATGTGATGTTAAAAAAGGCTGATGGTGATATCGTAACAATTCAACGGCAAATCTTTGGTAAATGGATTGGCAATCTATTAAGTATTATTATTTGTTTTTATTTTATTGCGTTAGCAACAGCCGTGTTACGAACATATATTGAAGTTATTCAAGTATGGATCTTTCCAGATTTACAGACGTGGACTGTTGCTCTTGTTGCAGCTGTTTTTTTCTATTATGTTGTAGCGGGAGGTTTCAGAACAGTAGTTGGATTAACGTTTATTGGCGTAATCATACCATTTCTTTTGATGCCGATCTTATTAATGCCACTTGAGTTTGCCCATTTTATTAATATGCTCCCAATCTTAAAACACTCTATCGTGGAATTGCTGTTAGGCGCTAAAGATACTACGCTGACATTCCTAGGTTTTGAATTACTGTTATTGTATTATCCTTTTTTGAAAAAGAGGGAGCTCAGTCAAAAATGGGCGCAGTTTGGAGCGTTTGTGACCAACCTCTCCTACACAACCATCATGATTGTTAGTCTAGCATTTTATAGTGAACAACAGTTAGACAAAACGATTTGGGCTACTTTAACTTTATTTAAAGTAATACAACTT
Proteins encoded:
- a CDS encoding bifunctional adenosylcobinamide kinase/adenosylcobinamide-phosphate guanylyltransferase; amino-acid sequence: MTWVNSYDELLASPVNTMNGTVIIYGIEAVIQSFMNDDDPRKSFYKWLDQWLNWEKETAQSKLVLIGVDVGKGVVPIEKEKRNYRDLVGWCYQDVVKEATRVDIIWYGLNQQLK
- a CDS encoding cob(I)yrinic acid a,c-diamide adenosyltransferase, which produces MRLYTRTGDEGKTSVIGGRLEKDDIRVVAYGTTDELNSFIGQVITQLDENIFPDIKQELIKIQHELFDCGGDLAMVKVSEDRPYKAKQEIIDYLEGRIDEYIKEAPELERFILPGGAVPAATLHVCRTVTRRAERSVSTLYRESNVCNPIVLKYLNRLSDYFFAIARVVNHRLNVKDVEYERSAIVFRDGKRKK
- a CDS encoding VanW family protein — encoded protein: MKFVFVFITLLLLAGCNGFAFAENPKIVAAHSSYFVNEVKAKAPVYWPVELIDEWNDTVHSISMNDYGYLFSEKIDNESLSQLASKLASQIDSPMENARVKPNDEFDPGKKRVILSESELVESLLNLEVGTKELILPIYVTEPTVTKNDITGIEQRKIGEFKTFFNPSVTGRSQNVLLSAEAISGIVLGPGDSFSFNQMVGERTRERGYQEAMEIVDKEFVMGIGGGICQTSSTLFNAVDKAGLEMIERYTHSREIGYVPTGRDATVSWGGPDFRFSNPHPYPVIIRSNVDLQKGELLVSVHTK
- a CDS encoding spore germination protein, yielding MLGKWLLKQLRDSQKETLNDVLQLFQQSSDFVIFPLRVEKKLFHVGYFQTMIDSDRLNRDLMPYITKSKQQTLETILPNIPIQNKEIIESPNDLRERVLHGSIVIYDGQNPKKCAVIDAALDSNRDVSAPETEFSVNGPQEAFIESLETNINLVRKRLPLPQLQIKELKLGKITQTRVAILYIEGFVDQDNLKTLEQRLSDIEFDQVIDSSSLAQMITDNSMSIFPQLINTERPERVAAVLAEGKVAFLTDGSPDAVFGPATLVEFFSSLEDYYLPWQIASSVRLLRFAAVMFSVLATPIYVAVLTFHYELIPRDLLATIIASRSNIPFPPIIEAIFLELTIELLREAGARLPTKVGQTIGIVGGIVIGQASVEAGLTSNILLIIVALAALASFTTPVYQMGNTIRLIRFPFIIIASFLGGIGIAFSLLFTVVHLLHLTSLGRPYLEPVFPPRFSDWRDAFVRLPFSWMSSRPVYLRPRDKGRFNFSRATKKKDIDE
- a CDS encoding GerAB/ArcD/ProY family transporter; protein product: MDKPIKEQYLVSSFMASFLIHGMQVGVGVLGFQRIIVKTTGYDAWISVIIAGIIVHFIIACMYVMLKKADGDIVTIQRQIFGKWIGNLLSIIICFYFIALATAVLRTYIEVIQVWIFPDLQTWTVALVAAVFFYYVVAGGFRTVVGLTFIGVIIPFLLMPILLMPLEFAHFINMLPILKHSIVELLLGAKDTTLTFLGFELLLLYYPFLKKRELSQKWAQFGAFVTNLSYTTIMIVSLAFYSEQQLDKTIWATLTLFKVIQLPFLERFEYIGISMWMFLIAPNIALALWGASRCAKRAFSINQRKALVIALAMMTVITMLLPTRQEVDMMSNIVSQFGFYFVFVYIPLLVILQAIVLKVRRKKSEETTAM